The Xanthomonas sp. CFBP 8443 genome has a window encoding:
- a CDS encoding LacI family DNA-binding transcriptional regulator, translating to MNDNTPPAGKGARAVTVTDIANAIGVSRATVSLVLRGSPLVNVHTRARVEAELQRQRYVYNRGAANLRRRTSSSVALVINDLSNPFFAEFAAGVDEALGGKGYVTLLGSTGESPQRQQAVLATLMEHTPAGLILSPAEGSDTAQLRQVLGQANVLLFNRELAGAEWDFLTLDNQQGAYLATRHLLERGHRRIAFFGGHAASSSCDQRRRGYAQALQEAGMPLQPEWMIESAPSRLDAAARTGELFAQAAVPTAAVCYNDSVALGLMLGLARRGVQPGRAFAVTGFDDISEAAVASPSLTTLTVDPRARGRQAAELLLQRLEHPQAAPQRTVAPVRLCIRESSGAPAA from the coding sequence ATGAACGACAACACCCCTCCCGCCGGCAAGGGCGCACGCGCGGTCACCGTGACCGACATCGCCAATGCGATCGGCGTGTCGCGCGCGACCGTCTCGCTGGTGCTGCGCGGCAGCCCGCTGGTGAACGTGCACACGCGCGCACGGGTGGAAGCGGAACTGCAGCGCCAGCGCTACGTCTACAACCGCGGCGCGGCCAACCTGCGCCGGCGCACCTCCTCCAGCGTGGCGCTGGTGATCAACGACCTGTCCAATCCGTTCTTCGCCGAATTCGCCGCCGGCGTGGACGAGGCGCTGGGCGGCAAGGGCTACGTGACCCTGCTCGGCAGCACCGGCGAATCGCCGCAGCGCCAGCAGGCGGTGCTGGCCACGTTGATGGAGCACACCCCGGCCGGCCTGATCCTGTCGCCGGCCGAAGGCAGCGACACCGCGCAACTGCGGCAGGTGCTGGGCCAGGCGAACGTGCTGCTGTTCAACCGCGAGCTGGCCGGTGCGGAGTGGGATTTCCTCACCCTGGACAACCAGCAGGGCGCCTACCTGGCCACCCGCCATCTGCTCGAACGCGGGCACCGGCGCATCGCCTTCTTCGGCGGCCATGCCGCCTCCAGTTCCTGCGACCAGCGCCGCCGCGGCTATGCGCAGGCGCTGCAGGAGGCCGGCATGCCGCTGCAGCCGGAGTGGATGATCGAATCGGCGCCCAGCCGCCTGGATGCCGCTGCGCGGACCGGCGAGCTGTTCGCGCAGGCCGCCGTGCCGACCGCGGCGGTCTGCTACAACGACAGCGTCGCGCTGGGCTTGATGCTGGGCCTGGCCCGGCGCGGGGTGCAGCCGGGGCGCGCGTTCGCGGTCACCGGATTCGACGATATCTCCGAGGCCGCGGTGGCCTCGCCGTCGCTGACCACGCTGACCGTGGATCCGCGCGCGCGCGGGCGGCAGGCGGCGGAACTGCTGCTGCAGCGCCTGGAGCATCCGCAGGCCGCGCCGCAGCGCACCGTCGCGCCGGTGCGGCTGTGCATTCGCGAGAGCAGCGGCGCTCCCGCCGCCTGA
- a CDS encoding glycoside hydrolase family 47 protein — MTMRAIPFASLASALLLASSACASAAPPAREAAPATSAAALAPVPAVDDKEAARLAEQVREQTRHAWQGYMRYAKGHDDLKPISGTPHDWYQAPLLMSPVDALDTLLLLGLDKEAAEARELIVTQLSFDRDMDVQNFEITIRLLGGLLSAHQMTGDARLLALAEDLGKRLLPVFDSPTGLPYTHVNLRTGKVSGTVSNPAETGTLLLEFGTLSKLTGNPVYYDKAKRALVETFNRRSKVGLVGLNIDVETGKWTNPDSSIAGGIDSYYEYLLKCWKLFDDPDCKRMWEQSIGPVNAHLADEVREGELWYGHADMHTGKRTRTVYGALDAFMPGMLALGGDLERAKRLQESGLKMWRLHGIEPESLDYATMKVGSPGYALRPEIVESAYYLYRYTGDARYRGMGKVFFEDFVRHTRTEHGFAALQDVRSKQKKDSMESFLFAETFKYYYLLFAPASALQFDRVVFNTEAHPLRRTW, encoded by the coding sequence ATGACGATGCGAGCCATTCCCTTTGCCTCCCTGGCCAGCGCCCTGTTGCTGGCATCGTCCGCCTGCGCCAGCGCTGCACCGCCGGCGCGCGAGGCGGCCCCGGCCACGTCCGCCGCCGCGCTCGCGCCGGTGCCCGCGGTGGACGACAAGGAAGCCGCGCGCCTGGCCGAGCAGGTCCGCGAACAGACCCGCCACGCGTGGCAGGGCTACATGCGCTACGCCAAGGGCCACGACGATCTCAAGCCGATCAGCGGCACGCCGCACGACTGGTACCAGGCGCCGCTGCTGATGTCGCCGGTGGATGCGCTGGATACGCTGCTGCTGCTCGGCCTGGACAAGGAAGCGGCCGAAGCGCGCGAGCTGATCGTCACCCAGCTCTCGTTCGACCGCGACATGGACGTGCAGAACTTCGAGATCACCATCCGCCTGCTCGGCGGGCTGCTCTCGGCCCACCAGATGACCGGCGATGCGCGCTTGCTTGCCCTGGCCGAGGACCTGGGCAAGCGCCTGTTGCCGGTGTTCGACAGCCCGACCGGCCTGCCGTACACCCACGTCAACCTGCGTACCGGCAAGGTGAGCGGCACGGTCAGCAACCCGGCCGAGACCGGCACGCTGCTGCTGGAGTTCGGCACGCTGAGCAAGCTGACCGGCAACCCGGTGTACTACGACAAGGCCAAGCGCGCGCTGGTGGAAACCTTCAACCGGCGTTCCAAGGTCGGGCTGGTCGGCTTGAACATCGACGTGGAGACCGGCAAGTGGACCAACCCGGACAGCTCCATCGCCGGCGGCATCGACTCGTACTACGAGTACCTGCTCAAGTGCTGGAAGCTGTTCGACGATCCGGACTGCAAGCGCATGTGGGAGCAGAGCATCGGCCCGGTCAACGCGCACCTGGCCGACGAGGTGCGCGAAGGCGAGCTGTGGTACGGCCACGCCGACATGCACACCGGCAAGCGCACGCGCACCGTCTACGGCGCGCTCGACGCCTTCATGCCGGGCATGCTCGCGCTCGGCGGCGACCTGGAGCGGGCCAAACGCTTGCAAGAGTCGGGGCTGAAGATGTGGCGGCTGCACGGCATCGAACCCGAATCGCTGGACTACGCCACGATGAAGGTCGGCTCGCCCGGCTACGCGCTGCGTCCGGAGATCGTCGAATCGGCGTACTACCTGTACCGCTACACCGGCGATGCGCGCTACCGCGGCATGGGCAAGGTGTTCTTCGAGGACTTCGTGCGCCACACGCGCACCGAGCACGGGTTCGCCGCATTGCAGGACGTGCGCAGCAAGCAGAAGAAGGACTCGATGGAAAGCTTCTTGTTCGCCGAGACCTTCAAGTACTACTACCTGCTGTTCGCGCCGGCCAGCGCGCTGCAGTTCGACCGCGTGGTGTTCAACACCGAGGCGCACCCGCTGCGGCGGACCTGGTAG
- the mtnC gene encoding acireductone synthase has product MSESRVILTDIEGTTSSISFVKDVLFPYARRALPGFVREHGQQPQVRQWLDAVATECGGICSDEVIAETLQGWIDQDRKHTALKALQGMIWETGYRDGDYRAHFYPEVAAVMQGWHAAGMPLYVYSSGSVPAQKQFFGYSEAGDLTGLVSGWFDTEIGGKREADSYRNIVAAIGVPAAQIVFLSDVVEELDAARDAGLQTRLLDRLEDYPQPRTGQATHGHARAENFQQIAL; this is encoded by the coding sequence ATGAGCGAATCCCGGGTGATTCTGACCGACATCGAAGGCACCACCAGCAGCATTTCCTTCGTCAAGGACGTGCTGTTTCCCTATGCGCGCCGCGCCCTGCCCGGCTTCGTGCGCGAACACGGCCAGCAGCCGCAGGTGCGGCAGTGGCTGGACGCGGTGGCGACCGAATGCGGCGGCATCTGCAGCGACGAGGTGATCGCGGAGACCTTGCAGGGCTGGATCGACCAGGACCGCAAGCACACCGCGCTGAAGGCGCTGCAGGGCATGATCTGGGAAACCGGCTACCGCGACGGCGACTACCGCGCGCACTTCTATCCGGAAGTGGCGGCGGTGATGCAGGGCTGGCACGCGGCCGGCATGCCGCTGTACGTGTACTCGTCCGGCTCGGTGCCGGCGCAGAAGCAGTTCTTCGGCTATAGCGAAGCCGGCGACCTGACCGGGCTGGTCTCGGGCTGGTTCGACACCGAGATCGGCGGCAAGCGCGAGGCCGACAGCTACCGCAACATCGTCGCCGCGATCGGCGTGCCCGCCGCGCAGATCGTGTTCCTGTCCGACGTGGTCGAAGAGCTGGACGCCGCGCGCGACGCCGGGCTGCAGACCCGCCTGCTCGACCGCCTGGAGGACTACCCGCAACCGCGCACCGGGCAGGCCACGCACGGCCATGCGCGCGCGGAGAATTTCCAGCAGATCGCGCTCTGA